The Setaria viridis chromosome 2, Setaria_viridis_v4.0, whole genome shotgun sequence DNA window ggccccacttgttattctctccccctcctttcttcctcctttccttttcctctctctGCCGTTGCCCACTGATCACccgaaggaagaggagaggaaggCACCAGCAGGTgggtggtgctgccggcggtggggggtgcggccgacggcggggctcgggcgggcggtggtgggagcagccggcggcggggctccaagGCCGGAGCGTGCAGGACGGAGGGGCCACGGCAGCCGACGGcgggagcgacgggcggcgctAGCGCGGTGGAGACCGGTGGAGACGAGCGCGTGGAGTCTCGGAGGAAAATAGAACGAACCGTTTTTTCTATGTAACcaatggcattggtgggtaattatccaccaactccacgaggaggttcaaaagagtggtTTCTGAAGTAGCAAAAGagatgctccaaaactccacctccatttgcactacaactccatggagttggcaactccatggagttttgaagttagggtgtttggctgaattttttgatggagttgctggagtttagggcctgttcgcttcagcttattcagctgacttatcagccaccaaacagtgttttcctctcacaacaaatcagccgtttcagcttttcagctggcttataagctgaagcgaacaggccgtaggagtggagctgtgccaaacaggacctataGCTAATCCACATCACAAAGGACTGAATAATGATTAGTGAGTCGGGCCTGCTGCAAATTATACGTCTACAAAACATTGATAGTCATAGGTAGTATACAAATGCTGTTACTGGAGGAATTAATTTATTGATACTCTTTTCTGAATCCCATAGGGTGTGTTAGTGTACACTGACCGAGTCAAGTAACTCACTTTGGCAGTTCATATTCATCTGAAACAGGCCAACCTAACCGCATCCGTCATCTCCTCAGAAGGGTTCATCCCGGCAGCTTTCATCTGGTACATGACTCGCGCGGCCTGCTTGTACCGTCCGCCGCGAGCAtacgccatggccatggcgttCCAGCACACCGCGTCGGGCCTGCCACCGATCGCCTCGAACGCCCTGGCGGCGTCCGCCAGCCGCCCTTGCTTCGCGTACATGTGCACCAACCCAGAGCCGACGAACTGGTTCGTGTCCACCCCGCGCTTGATGGTGTCGGCGTGCACCTGCTCCCCGCAGCACCCTTGGTGCTGCTGGTTCTCTGACTCGGCAAACACGGCGAGGATGCTCGACAGCGAGAAGCTGCTCCTGGGAACGCCGGCGGACGCCATGTCCCTGAAGACGTCGGTGGCCTCGTCCAGCAGGCCGTCCCGGTGGCAGGCCGTGATCAGGCTCGTCCAGGCTGCTTCGGGAACGGTTTCATGGCAGTGGCGCTCCATCATCATCGCGAGCACTTGCCGTGCTCTTCTGTGAAGGCTGCCGCTCTCACAGTAGAGCTGCACCAGTGCGCTGCCGATGGCGCCACAGACCCTGCCTTCCTTGACGACAAGCGCCTGCACCTGCTCGCCGAGATGCAGCTCGCCCGCGCGGGTGCACGACCGCAGCACGGCCACAGTGGCGTGGGCAAAGCCGTCACTGGTGAGGTCCCGGGCTTCGTGGCACATGAACGCGAACAGGCGCATCGCGTCGTGGTGGAAGCGCGCGTCCGAGTAAGCCGAGACCATGGTCGCCCACGCCATGCTGTTCCTGGccggcatttcgtcgaacacccgGCGGGCGGCCCCGATGTCCCCGCACGCGGCGTAGGAGAGCAGCACCCGGTTGGCGAGCGGCAGCGGGAGGCCACCGCCGGCGGgggcgcaggcgcagcggcGCGCGAGGTGCGCGTGCACCGCGGCGACCTCCGCGGCGCTGGCGCAGTCCCTGAGGAGGGAGATGTAGACGTCCTCGTCGGGCGGGAGGCCGAGCGCGTCCATCAGGCGGAGAACGTCGCCGGCGCCCGACGAGTACGGAGGCGCGGCAGCGGATTCCGGCGGTGGCTTCTTGGTGCAGTCCTTGTCGTcggcggtgccggtggtggtggggttggGGACGGGGAGCTTCGGGCGCgagaggagaggcggcggcggcggtttggCCGGTTTGTTTAGGGCCGGGAACCGTGGCTTGCTGGTGGAAATGGCCGGGGAAGTGGCGTTCGCGGAgagatgccggcggcggcggcgtgagagGCGGGGAGTCGCGGTGGCGCAGAACGGCTTCGCGTGGGAGCAGCGCGCCATGGTTGGCTGCAACTTGCAAGGTTGGCTGAATCGCTGAAGCACTGGAGGAGGAATGGACCCAAAGGCTTTTTTTAACAGCCCAGCCTAAGGCTTCGTTGGAATGGCCAACTTTTCAAGCTGGACCTGCTCGTTATTGGGCTGGGCGTTGCTAGAACCCAGCCCAAATCTGGGAACTGCTTTTCCTATTTTTTGTTAGGATCAACCGATCAAACCACAAAAGACTAGACTGATGACAAATACTTTTCACAACTAAAAACATTCGACTGCCGATGAAAAAAACCCAAAAGGATCAATATTGTCCTCCAGTTTCACCAAATTTCGTTGTTTGGCTCTCGAAATTGGTCCAAATGTTCATTGCTTTCGTATACAGTGGCAGTGAGCCACGCGGTAATGTGATGCAGTAGTCATTTGGAATTGTAGGGATTTATATTCAAACAATTCCTTTTAGAAAATAGCATTGTTGCCCCTTCaataaagaatttttttttctaaattctaCCTCTGCCCCTGAGCTCATCTACCAGTGACTTGATATATTgaagatgaagctcatctttttCTCACCTTCTTTTTATGACTGCAATTGTAAGGGCATACTTGGGACAATCCGTGGTCATCTGTGCGCATGTAatgagatttaaactttttttccTAGAATATTTTATTGCCACATGCTTTGTCGTGCTCTTCATGTTGGTGTACAACCCCACGTGATAACAACCTGCTGTACAGTGCAGCTTCTCCATGGAAAATAAACCAAACCTATTTAGATTTTAGACAGTCAGATCGAATTAATTTCAGGCATGTCTAAACCAAAACTATCTGTCCGaggtttagggggtgtttggataccccacgctaaagtttagcacatgtcacatcgaatgtttggatgctaattaggagtattaaacataggctaattacaaaactaattgcgcagatggagtctaattcgcgagacgaatctattaaacctaattagtccatgatttgataatgtagtgctacagtaaccatttgctaatgatggattaattaggcttaatagattcgtctcgcgaaatagcataggggttctgcaattagttttataattagctcatgtttagtcctaattagcattcgaacatccgatgtgacactgctaaagtttagcacctagtatccaaacacccccttagtcacGCAGAAATTTTGTGTGGCTTGCatgtatatatgtgtgtgtatatacatacatacacacacacatatatatagttTTCCTACTCAATTACAAAGGGGAACTGcagaaggggaaaaagaaagaaacaccAAAAAACCTTTGAAAATTGAAACGATCCCATTCAGCTCATTTGTGTTACCCAACGCCGGGAATTAAACTCACTTCAACCGTTCCAAAAAATAGCCATCCTTCTTATATGATCGATCGATGAACACCCGAGAAACGCAGAGCCTAAGCATTTCACCATGGCCTCCCTCCAAGCTCTCTTCTGCGCCGCCACGCTCCTCCTGCTCGTCATCCCGCACGCgtgcacggccgccgccgccgccgcctccaccacggTGCAGGAGCAGTGCGACAGctacgccgccggcgaccggaGCAGCTACGACTACTGCGTCTACAAGCTGGGGCGCGACAgcggcagcgccaccgccgacgcGCGGGGCCTCGCCGCCATCGCGGCGCGGGCCGCCAGGGCGACGGCCAAGGCCACGGGGGAGAGGATCGCCGGGCTGCGGGCCAACGAGACGGTCCCGGCGCGGCGGAGCTGCCTGGCGGCGTGCGCCGCCGAGTACGCCGCCGCTGTGCGCCGGCTCGGGCGCGCCGCGAgggccgccgcgcggcgcgagGGCGGGGACCTGCGGCGGGCGCAGGCGCTGCTCGAGGAGGTGACGGGCACCACCGCGCGCTGCGACGGCGCGTTTGCGGCCGCCGGGCTGGAGTCGCCGCTGGACGGCGCGGCCCGCGGGCTCGACGACGAGGTCGAGCTGGCCATCGCCCTCTTGccctcgccgccatcgccgtcgccaccgctgCCGACTAGAGCGTGAAAGATGCGCACGCATGCGTGCGTTACGTTGAGCAATATTTTTTTGTTAAGTTAACGTGATGAACAATAAATCTTTGACATCATGCATGAGTTGTTAATGTTCTTGTATGTGCAAGGAACTAGAGAACAGACTGAACACAAGTTCGATCACCATTCCACCCAAGATCCATGTCCATGTCACGTTCTCTAACAAATTGGAACTGCACTGCATTTACCTAGACACAAAAAAATTACAACGGCAACTCATATGCATGAACAACTGATTGCTGAGTCAGCAGTTCGACGAAAGCTAATTTCATCGAACAGCTACGGCTCCATAGACGACGATGCTGGCAAGAACGGCTTGTAACAATGCGATGATGGAAGACGAGGAGCCCTGCAGCCTCGATGCTTCTGTGTATGTGCAGCAGGACGAAGATCCAGATTCGAATGAGAAATCAGCGTCAATCACGATATCACATCAAAATTTTCACAAAAACCGTTCAATCTATTAGCTGCTCACccgacgacgatggcggcggcggcaccacggCAGTAGTAAACGTAAACTCAGGTGTCAGCGGCGGGAGCGGCTTGCCTGCGAAAGAAATTAACAAAAAGCAAGAACGATCGATCACGATGAATCAAAATCCATGGCTCTAATAATATTTGCCAGTTGGAGAAACTTCACGGGGATTATTAATGAAGAAGGAAGAACCTGAGCAGTTGCGTGTGAGGGAGACGAGGACGTGGGCGTCGCCGAGGCACTCGGC harbors:
- the LOC117842792 gene encoding pentatricopeptide repeat-containing protein At1g31790, which codes for MARCSHAKPFCATATPRLSRRRRRHLSANATSPAISTSKPRFPALNKPAKPPPPPLLSRPKLPVPNPTTTGTADDKDCTKKPPPESAAAPPYSSGAGDVLRLMDALGLPPDEDVYISLLRDCASAAEVAAVHAHLARRCACAPAGGGLPLPLANRVLLSYAACGDIGAARRVFDEMPARNSMAWATMVSAYSDARFHHDAMRLFAFMCHEARDLTSDGFAHATVAVLRSCTRAGELHLGEQVQALVVKEGRVCGAIGSALVQLYCESGSLHRRARQVLAMMMERHCHETVPEAAWTSLITACHRDGLLDEATDVFRDMASAGVPRSSFSLSSILAVFAESENQQHQGCCGEQVHADTIKRGVDTNQFVGSGLVHMYAKQGRLADAARAFEAIGGRPDAVCWNAMAMAYARGGRYKQAARVMYQMKAAGMNPSEEMTDAVRLACFR
- the LOC117844061 gene encoding uncharacterized protein, which codes for MASLQALFCAATLLLLVIPHACTAAAAAASTTVQEQCDSYAAGDRSSYDYCVYKLGRDSGSATADARGLAAIAARAARATAKATGERIAGLRANETVPARRSCLAACAAEYAAAVRRLGRAARAAARREGGDLRRAQALLEEVTGTTARCDGAFAAAGLESPLDGAARGLDDEVELAIALLPSPPSPSPPLPTRA